A DNA window from Rhizobium sp. NXC14 contains the following coding sequences:
- the pobA gene encoding 4-hydroxybenzoate 3-monooxygenase, which yields MRTKVAIIGSGPSGLLLGQLLTEAGIDNVILDRVSKNYILGRVRAGVLEEGTVGLLDEAKAGRRLHAEGLPHDGFSLAFDGRDHRIDLHELTGGRRVTVYGQTEVTRDLMERREACGALSIYDAADVAPHDFDGGSPFVTYAKDGISHRIDCDFIAGCDGFHGISRRAVPERAIRSFEKVYPFGWLGLLADVAPVSHELIYANHPRGFALCSMRSATRSRYYIQCPLDAKIEDWSDERFWDELRRRLPAHHAEAMPTAPSFEKSIAPLRSFVTEPMRFGRLFLVGDAAHIVPPTGAKGLNLAASDVHYLFCGLLEHYREGSDSGIDAYSQTALARVWKAVRFSWWMTTIMHRFPDTGDFDQKIQEAELDYLTHSRAASTVLAENYVGLPF from the coding sequence TTGCGAACTAAGGTCGCCATCATCGGTTCGGGGCCATCCGGCCTTCTGCTCGGTCAGCTTCTGACCGAAGCTGGAATTGACAACGTCATCCTCGACCGCGTGAGCAAAAACTATATCCTCGGCCGCGTCCGCGCCGGCGTGCTGGAGGAAGGCACTGTCGGGCTGTTGGACGAGGCCAAAGCTGGAAGAAGATTGCATGCCGAAGGCTTGCCCCATGACGGCTTCTCGCTAGCCTTCGACGGCCGCGACCATCGTATCGATCTTCACGAATTGACCGGCGGCAGGCGTGTGACCGTTTACGGACAAACCGAGGTGACGCGCGATCTCATGGAGCGGCGGGAAGCTTGTGGCGCCCTTTCGATCTATGATGCCGCCGATGTGGCTCCGCATGATTTCGACGGTGGCTCGCCCTTCGTTACCTACGCGAAGGATGGTATCAGCCACCGCATCGATTGCGATTTCATCGCCGGCTGCGACGGCTTTCATGGAATAAGCCGCAGAGCCGTTCCCGAACGGGCGATCCGAAGTTTCGAGAAGGTCTATCCCTTCGGCTGGCTCGGCCTACTCGCCGACGTGGCGCCGGTCAGCCATGAACTGATCTACGCCAACCACCCGAGGGGCTTCGCGCTCTGTTCGATGCGCTCGGCCACGCGCAGCCGCTACTATATCCAGTGCCCGCTTGACGCCAAGATCGAAGACTGGAGCGACGAGCGCTTCTGGGACGAGTTGAGACGGCGCCTGCCGGCCCATCACGCCGAAGCAATGCCGACCGCCCCATCCTTCGAAAAATCGATCGCTCCGCTACGCTCCTTCGTTACCGAGCCCATGCGTTTCGGCCGGCTCTTTCTCGTCGGCGACGCCGCCCATATCGTGCCGCCAACCGGCGCCAAGGGGCTGAACCTTGCAGCTAGCGATGTCCATTACCTGTTCTGCGGGCTCCTCGAGCATTACCGCGAAGGCTCCGACAGCGGCATCGACGCCTATTCGCAGACGGCGCTCGCCCGCGTATGGAAAGCCGTGCGGTTTTCCTGGTGGATGACGACCATAATGCACCGATTTCCCGATACCGGCGATTTCGATCAGAAGATCCAGGAAGCCGAACTCGACTATCTCACACATTCCCGTGCGGCCTCGACGGTGCTCGCGGAAAACTACGTGGGATTGCCGTTCTGA